The following coding sequences lie in one Labrys wisconsinensis genomic window:
- a CDS encoding type II toxin-antitoxin system RelE/ParE family toxin, whose translation MIVVWLPRAKADRRRLTAHIPGDSPRAALEQGGRIRASIGHLADNPDLGRRGRVPSGISELRPQGGLGNSADSQSFGTRERVVPRTPYIVVYRRVAPGRIELLRILHGAQQWPPEP comes from the coding sequence CGCCGCCGCCTCACGGCTCACATCCCAGGCGACAGCCCCCGTGCAGCGCTCGAGCAAGGCGGACGCATCCGCGCGAGCATCGGGCATCTCGCCGACAATCCCGATCTCGGGCGTCGCGGTCGCGTGCCAAGCGGAATTTCCGAACTCCGCCCACAGGGCGGGCTCGGAAATTCTGCAGACTCTCAAAGCTTCGGCACGCGCGAGCGCGTGGTACCCCGCACGCCCTATATCGTTGTCTATCGCCGCGTCGCGCCCGGACGCATCGAGCTGCTTCGCATCCTGCACGGCGCTCAGCAATGGCCGCCCGAACCGTGA
- a CDS encoding HesA/MoeB/ThiF family protein, translating into MAFSPDELERYARHIVMRDVGGPGQQALARARVLVIGAGGLGAPVLLYLAAAGVGTIGIVDDDTVALSNLQRQVIHRTADIGAPKVASAHAAIAALNPHVGVESHALRLDAGNAAGLVGRYDIVLDGSDNFDTRYAVSDACYVARRPLVTGALGVFDATLTTIRAHETGPDGRPNPTWRCLFPERPPPGTVPSCAEAGVLGALAGVLGSMMALEAIREIVGFGEGLVGRLIHIDARSMRFAETRYDWDPDNPLSGVAATGRGV; encoded by the coding sequence ATGGCCTTCTCCCCCGACGAGCTCGAACGCTATGCCCGCCACATCGTCATGCGCGATGTGGGCGGGCCCGGCCAGCAGGCGCTGGCCAGGGCCCGCGTGCTGGTGATCGGCGCCGGCGGGCTCGGTGCGCCGGTGCTGCTCTATCTCGCCGCCGCCGGCGTCGGCACGATCGGCATCGTCGACGACGACACGGTGGCGCTTTCCAACCTGCAGCGCCAGGTGATCCACCGCACCGCCGATATCGGGGCGCCGAAGGTGGCGAGCGCGCATGCGGCCATCGCCGCCCTCAACCCGCATGTGGGGGTAGAAAGCCACGCCCTGCGGCTCGATGCCGGCAACGCCGCCGGGCTCGTCGGGCGCTACGACATCGTGCTCGACGGCTCCGACAATTTCGACACGCGCTATGCCGTCTCCGATGCCTGCTACGTCGCCCGCCGGCCGTTGGTCACCGGGGCGCTCGGCGTGTTCGACGCGACGCTCACCACCATCCGCGCCCACGAGACCGGGCCCGACGGCCGGCCGAACCCGACCTGGCGCTGCCTGTTCCCGGAGCGGCCGCCGCCGGGCACGGTGCCGAGCTGCGCCGAGGCCGGCGTGCTGGGCGCGCTCGCCGGCGTGCTCGGCTCGATGATGGCGCTGGAGGCGATCCGCGAGATCGTCGGCTTCGGCGAGGGCCTGGTCGGCCGGCTGATCCATATCGACGCCCGATCCATGCGCTTTGCCGAGACGCGCTACGATTGGGACCCCGACAATCCGCTGAGCGGCGTGGCGGCGACAGGACGCGGCGTCTGA
- the folB gene encoding dihydroneopterin aldolase: MSELVAVSRVFLRALTVEAHIGYYAHEKGVKQPLVVEVELTLDQARFGDDDIRRTVDYTQVARYAHTLAESHVDLIETFVERLADLCLAMTHVVAVRVRVEKPRAVPGAMAGVEVVRVRRAGG; encoded by the coding sequence ATGTCAGAGCTCGTCGCCGTCAGCCGCGTCTTCCTGCGCGCCCTCACCGTGGAGGCGCATATCGGGTATTACGCCCATGAGAAGGGCGTGAAGCAGCCGCTGGTCGTCGAGGTCGAGCTGACGCTCGACCAGGCCCGCTTCGGCGACGACGACATCCGCCGGACCGTCGACTACACGCAGGTCGCCAGGTATGCGCACACGCTGGCGGAAAGCCATGTCGACCTGATCGAGACCTTCGTCGAGCGGCTGGCGGACCTGTGCCTGGCCATGACCCATGTGGTCGCCGTGCGCGTGCGCGTTGAGAAGCCGCGCGCCGTGCCCGGCGCCATGGCCGGCGTCGAGGTGGTGCGGGTGCGCCGGGCGGGCGGGTGA
- the cysK gene encoding cysteine synthase A, whose amino-acid sequence MSASALQSKTEPARTPGRGRIYQSITETIGDTPLVQLNRLAKARNVKARILAKLEFFNPIASVKDRIGVSMIDALETSGVVNAETVLVEPTSGNTGIALAFVAAARGYRLILVMPESMSIERRKMLALLGAELVLTPASQGMRGAVAKAEEIVRELPNAVIPQQFRNPANPEIHRLTTAEEIWNDTKGDIDYFVSGVGTGGTITGVGQVLKPRKPGLKIVAVEPEDSPVLSGGQPGPHKIQGIGAGFIPDVLDRSVIDEVITVGNQTAFDTARLLARVEGIPGGISSGAAVAAALELAARPGMEGKSIVVIIPSFAERYISSALFEGL is encoded by the coding sequence ATGTCCGCTTCCGCGCTGCAATCCAAGACCGAGCCGGCGCGCACGCCCGGCCGCGGCCGCATCTACCAGTCGATCACCGAGACGATCGGCGACACGCCGCTGGTGCAGCTCAACCGGCTGGCCAAGGCCCGGAACGTCAAGGCGCGCATCCTGGCCAAGCTCGAGTTCTTCAACCCGATCGCCAGCGTCAAGGACCGCATCGGCGTCAGCATGATCGACGCGCTGGAGACGTCCGGCGTCGTCAATGCCGAGACGGTGCTGGTCGAGCCGACCTCCGGCAACACCGGCATCGCGCTCGCCTTCGTCGCCGCGGCGCGCGGCTACCGCCTGATCCTGGTCATGCCGGAATCCATGTCGATCGAGCGCCGCAAGATGCTGGCCCTGCTCGGCGCCGAGCTGGTGCTGACCCCGGCGTCCCAGGGCATGCGCGGCGCCGTGGCCAAGGCCGAGGAGATCGTCCGGGAATTGCCGAACGCGGTGATTCCGCAGCAGTTCCGCAACCCCGCCAATCCGGAGATCCATCGGCTGACCACGGCTGAGGAGATCTGGAACGACACCAAGGGCGACATCGACTATTTCGTCTCCGGCGTCGGCACCGGCGGCACCATCACCGGCGTCGGCCAGGTGCTGAAGCCCCGCAAGCCCGGGCTGAAGATCGTCGCGGTCGAGCCGGAGGATTCGCCCGTGCTCTCCGGCGGCCAGCCCGGCCCGCACAAGATCCAGGGCATCGGCGCCGGCTTCATCCCCGACGTGCTCGACCGCTCGGTGATCGACGAGGTCATCACCGTCGGCAACCAGACCGCCTTCGACACCGCCCGCCTGCTGGCGCGGGTGGAAGGCATCCCCGGCGGCATCTCGTCCGGCGCGGCGGTCGCGGCGGCGCTGGAGCTCGCCGCGCGCCCCGGCATGGAGGGCAAGTCGATCGTGGTGATCATCCCCTCTTTCGCCGAACGCTACATCTCCAGCGCCCTGTTCGAGGGGCTCTGA
- a CDS encoding RrF2 family transcriptional regulator, which translates to MQLLSRRSMLGIAAVVDIAHHARPAPVAAKALAARHALPPRHLETLLQALVRHGILKGVRGPRGGYELARERRRITAGDVVRAAMTATALDDEPAPSSRLVEQVIGPAVTSASEAFLAELDRITVDDLVRDAEARSVFGGAPMGIDFAI; encoded by the coding sequence ATGCAGCTTTTGTCGCGTCGCTCGATGCTGGGCATCGCCGCCGTGGTCGACATCGCCCACCACGCCCGACCGGCCCCCGTCGCCGCCAAGGCTCTCGCCGCCCGCCACGCCCTGCCGCCGCGCCACCTGGAGACGCTGCTGCAGGCGCTGGTGCGCCACGGCATCCTCAAGGGCGTGCGCGGCCCGCGCGGCGGCTACGAGCTGGCGCGCGAGCGCCGGCGCATCACCGCCGGCGACGTGGTGCGCGCCGCCATGACCGCGACCGCGCTCGACGACGAGCCGGCGCCGTCCTCGCGGCTGGTGGAGCAGGTGATCGGCCCCGCGGTGACCAGCGCCTCCGAAGCTTTCCTGGCCGAGCTCGACCGCATCACGGTCGACGATCTCGTGCGCGACGCCGAGGCCAGGAGCGTGTTCGGCGGCGCGCCGATGGGCATCGATTTTGCGATCTGA
- the dut gene encoding dUTP diphosphatase, translating into MLSLPIVKLPHAANLPLPAYQTEGAAGMDLMAALGENNLVLPPLGRALVPTGLVFQIPQSYEGQVRPRSGLAVKSGVTVLNAPGTIDADYRGEVKVALINLGSEPFVVTHGMRIAQLVIAPVTRAHPVEATAVDGTTRGAGGFGSTGTVGP; encoded by the coding sequence ATGCTGTCCCTGCCCATCGTCAAGCTTCCGCACGCCGCCAACCTGCCGCTGCCGGCCTACCAGACCGAAGGAGCCGCCGGCATGGACCTGATGGCGGCGCTTGGGGAGAACAACCTGGTGCTGCCGCCGCTCGGCCGGGCGCTGGTGCCGACGGGGCTGGTGTTCCAAATTCCACAGAGCTATGAAGGACAAGTGCGTCCTCGCTCCGGGCTGGCTGTGAAAAGCGGCGTCACCGTTCTGAACGCGCCCGGAACGATCGATGCGGACTATCGCGGTGAGGTGAAGGTCGCGCTGATCAACCTGGGCTCGGAGCCGTTCGTGGTGACGCACGGCATGCGTATCGCGCAGCTGGTGATCGCGCCGGTGACGCGGGCGCACCCGGTCGAAGCGACGGCTGTGGACGGGACCACGCGCGGGGCGGGCGGCTTCGGTTCGACGGGAACCGTCGGCCCCTGA
- the coaBC gene encoding bifunctional phosphopantothenoylcysteine decarboxylase/phosphopantothenate--cysteine ligase CoaBC yields the protein MTARLAGKRILLVIGGGIAAYKALDLIRRLRERGASVRAVLTAAAQHFVTPLAVAALTGDKVFTDLFSLTDEAEMGHIELSRDADLLVVAPATADLMAKMAQGRADDLASTALLATDKKVLVAPAMNVRMWLHPATARNRAVLAADGVAMVGPNEGEMACGEYGPGRMAEPLEIVAAIEAALAGDTLIPLPASAGAGAALAGRHVLVTAGPTHEPIDPVRFIANRSSGKQGYALAAAAVAAGARVTLVSGPVTLPAPAGVSLVRVETAREMLEAVRRALPADIAIFTAAVADWRVAEAGAQKLKKGPDGAPRLALVENPDILATIAGDLAHRPALVIGFAAETEKVVEHAKAKLARKGCDLIVANDVSAESGVMGGDRNRVHLVSRDGVESWSEMGKAAVAHALIARAATMLAPR from the coding sequence ATGACCGCCCGTCTCGCCGGCAAGCGCATCCTGCTCGTCATCGGCGGCGGCATCGCCGCCTACAAGGCCCTCGATCTCATCCGTCGCCTGCGCGAGCGCGGGGCCTCGGTGCGCGCGGTCCTCACCGCGGCGGCCCAGCACTTCGTCACCCCGCTCGCCGTGGCCGCCCTCACCGGCGACAAGGTGTTCACCGACCTCTTCTCCCTCACCGACGAGGCGGAGATGGGCCATATCGAATTGTCGCGCGATGCCGACCTCCTGGTCGTCGCCCCGGCCACCGCCGACCTCATGGCCAAGATGGCGCAGGGGCGGGCGGACGACCTCGCCTCGACGGCCCTGCTCGCCACCGACAAGAAGGTGCTGGTCGCCCCGGCGATGAACGTGCGCATGTGGCTGCACCCCGCCACCGCCCGCAACCGCGCCGTGCTCGCGGCGGACGGCGTCGCCATGGTCGGCCCCAACGAGGGGGAGATGGCCTGCGGCGAGTACGGGCCGGGCCGCATGGCCGAGCCGCTCGAGATCGTCGCCGCGATCGAGGCGGCGCTCGCCGGCGACACGCTGATCCCGCTGCCGGCCTCGGCCGGGGCCGGGGCCGCGCTGGCCGGGCGGCACGTGCTGGTCACCGCCGGCCCGACCCACGAGCCGATCGATCCCGTCCGCTTCATCGCCAACCGGTCCTCCGGCAAGCAGGGCTATGCCCTGGCTGCCGCCGCCGTCGCCGCCGGCGCCCGGGTGACGCTGGTGTCCGGACCGGTGACGCTGCCGGCGCCCGCCGGCGTCAGCCTGGTCCGCGTCGAGACCGCGCGGGAGATGCTGGAGGCGGTGCGCCGGGCGTTGCCCGCCGACATCGCCATCTTCACCGCCGCCGTCGCCGACTGGCGGGTGGCCGAGGCCGGCGCCCAGAAGCTCAAGAAGGGACCCGACGGCGCGCCGCGGCTCGCCCTGGTGGAGAACCCCGACATCCTGGCGACCATCGCCGGCGACCTGGCCCACCGCCCGGCCCTGGTCATCGGCTTCGCCGCCGAGACCGAGAAGGTGGTCGAGCATGCCAAGGCCAAGCTGGCGCGCAAGGGCTGCGACCTCATCGTCGCCAACGACGTCTCGGCCGAAAGCGGCGTGATGGGCGGCGACCGCAACCGCGTGCACCTGGTCAGCCGCGACGGCGTCGAGAGCTGGTCCGAGATGGGCAAGGCCGCGGTGGCCCATGCCCTGATCGCGCGCGCCGCGACCATGCTCGCGCCCCGCTGA
- a CDS encoding AcvB/VirJ family lysyl-phosphatidylglycerol hydrolase — translation MRKTRRLILLGLAVCLVAGVTYAASRVGPRWFPQYFRSVWGALGEPLATDVPPGLADLPVVMVDGHDPHGPLAVVLSGNGGWWGITDSLAKTFAKAGITTIGLNSLAYFIDRRSPEETAAVIERMVATFPADRPLLLVGYSYGADVIATVYARLSPATRARVRLVSLIGLSHIVDYAIGFWKVAAPHYATVQAVAAIEGPRIQCLQGSDEGKRSACGQLDPAHVEIITLPGGHHFDGDYAKMAQRVLQGLGQVEARP, via the coding sequence ATGCGCAAGACCCGACGTCTCATCCTTCTCGGCTTGGCCGTGTGCCTGGTCGCCGGGGTCACCTATGCCGCCAGCCGGGTGGGGCCTCGCTGGTTCCCGCAATATTTCCGGTCGGTCTGGGGGGCGCTCGGCGAGCCTCTGGCGACCGACGTGCCGCCCGGGCTCGCCGACCTGCCGGTGGTGATGGTCGACGGGCACGACCCGCATGGCCCGCTGGCCGTGGTGCTGTCGGGCAACGGCGGCTGGTGGGGCATCACCGACAGCTTGGCCAAGACCTTCGCCAAGGCCGGCATCACCACGATCGGCCTCAACAGCCTGGCCTATTTCATCGATCGCCGTTCGCCCGAGGAGACGGCGGCGGTGATCGAGCGCATGGTCGCGACCTTCCCGGCGGACCGTCCGCTGCTGCTGGTCGGCTATTCCTACGGCGCCGACGTGATCGCCACCGTCTATGCCCGCTTGTCGCCGGCGACGCGGGCGCGGGTGCGCCTGGTGTCGCTGATCGGCCTGTCGCATATCGTCGACTATGCCATCGGCTTCTGGAAGGTCGCCGCGCCGCATTACGCCACCGTGCAGGCCGTCGCCGCCATCGAGGGGCCGCGAATCCAGTGCCTCCAGGGGTCCGACGAGGGCAAGCGCTCGGCCTGCGGCCAGCTCGATCCAGCGCATGTCGAGATCATCACCCTGCCGGGCGGCCATCATTTCGACGGCGACTACGCCAAGATGGCGCAGAGGGTGCTGCAGGGCCTGGGGCAGGTCGAGGCCAGGCCCTGA
- the infC gene encoding translation initiation factor IF-3 gives MRRPMRTAAPVVKDGPRTNEEIRNREVMLIDQDGQNRGITETRAAIAMAYEAGLDLVEVAPNADPPVCKIMDYGKFKFNEQKKAAEARKNQKTVEIKEIKLRPAIDDHDYDVKMKAMRRFFEEGDKVKVTLRFRGREMAHQEIGYRLLNRVKDDTGTIAKVESDAALEGRQMVMVLAPR, from the coding sequence ATTCGTCGCCCTATGAGGACCGCCGCGCCGGTCGTGAAAGACGGACCGCGCACAAACGAGGAGATTCGGAACCGCGAAGTGATGCTGATCGATCAGGACGGCCAGAATCGCGGGATCACCGAGACACGAGCAGCGATCGCCATGGCTTATGAAGCCGGGCTCGATCTGGTCGAGGTGGCCCCGAACGCCGATCCGCCCGTCTGCAAGATCATGGACTACGGCAAGTTCAAGTTCAACGAACAGAAGAAGGCTGCCGAAGCCCGCAAGAACCAGAAGACCGTCGAGATCAAGGAGATCAAGCTCCGTCCGGCGATCGACGACCACGATTACGACGTCAAGATGAAGGCCATGCGTCGCTTCTTCGAGGAGGGCGACAAGGTCAAGGTGACGTTGCGCTTCCGCGGACGCGAGATGGCGCATCAGGAGATCGGCTACCGCCTTCTCAATCGTGTCAAGGACGACACCGGCACCATCGCCAAGGTCGAGTCGGACGCTGCGCTCGAAGGCCGCCAGATGGTGATGGTGCTGGCGCCGCGTTGA
- a CDS encoding hemolysin family protein gives MFLLDDTTVVVLGLAAVVFLVLANGFFVASEFALVAVRRSRVTELVAEGRTNARVLQRATERLDAYLAACQFGITISSLGLGWLGEPALARVIEPLLWWLPGSLATTGAHTIAVIIAFVIITALHIVLGELAPKSLALQRSERTSLAVVRPLGWFLTLFRPAIASLNWLGNQTLRLAGLRPGASEESLHSPEELKLLVAASRQAGLLKPTQQHVVERIFNIGERPIGDIMTPRPDIHWIDVDDPLDATLKAIRECPHEQLLVGRGQSDNVVGMVLKRDLLDQALDGKPFNPKAALRQPIVIYESRPVLSVLEQFKAQPVRMAIVVDEYGALQGLVTQTDLLEAIAGDIADTTDSHPEVFVREDGSLLVDGSMSAVEAFARLAIADWPKDEDFHTIAGFVLSRLARMPEEGDQVVWGGWRFEVVDMDGRRIDKLLVSRQMASA, from the coding sequence ATGTTCCTTCTCGACGATACGACCGTGGTGGTGCTCGGCCTGGCCGCCGTGGTTTTCCTGGTGCTCGCCAACGGATTCTTCGTGGCTTCCGAATTCGCGCTGGTGGCGGTGCGCCGCAGCCGCGTCACCGAGCTGGTCGCCGAGGGGCGGACGAACGCTCGCGTCCTGCAGCGTGCCACCGAGCGTCTCGACGCCTATCTCGCCGCCTGCCAGTTCGGCATCACCATTTCCTCCCTGGGCCTGGGCTGGCTCGGCGAGCCGGCGCTGGCGCGCGTCATCGAGCCGCTGCTGTGGTGGCTGCCCGGCTCCCTGGCGACGACCGGCGCCCACACCATCGCCGTCATCATCGCCTTCGTCATCATCACCGCCCTGCACATCGTGCTCGGCGAGCTCGCCCCCAAGAGCCTGGCCCTGCAGCGCAGCGAGCGGACTTCACTGGCGGTGGTGCGTCCGCTCGGCTGGTTCCTCACCCTGTTCCGGCCGGCGATCGCCTCGCTCAACTGGCTCGGCAACCAGACGCTGCGCCTGGCCGGCCTGCGGCCCGGCGCGAGCGAGGAATCGCTGCATTCGCCGGAGGAGCTGAAGCTCCTGGTCGCCGCCAGCCGCCAGGCCGGCCTGCTCAAGCCGACGCAGCAGCACGTGGTGGAGCGCATCTTCAACATCGGCGAGCGGCCGATCGGCGACATCATGACGCCGCGCCCGGATATCCATTGGATCGACGTCGACGACCCCCTGGATGCGACGCTGAAGGCGATCCGCGAATGCCCGCACGAGCAGCTCCTGGTCGGGCGTGGCCAGTCCGACAACGTCGTCGGCATGGTGCTCAAGCGCGACCTGCTCGACCAGGCCCTCGACGGCAAGCCGTTCAATCCGAAGGCGGCCCTGCGCCAGCCGATCGTCATCTACGAGTCCAGGCCGGTCTTGAGCGTGCTGGAGCAGTTCAAGGCCCAGCCGGTACGCATGGCCATCGTCGTCGACGAATACGGCGCCCTGCAGGGCCTCGTCACCCAGACCGACCTGCTCGAGGCCATCGCCGGCGACATTGCCGACACCACCGATTCCCACCCGGAGGTCTTCGTGCGCGAGGACGGCTCGCTGCTGGTCGACGGCAGCATGAGCGCGGTGGAGGCCTTCGCCCGGTTGGCGATCGCCGACTGGCCGAAGGACGAGGATTTCCACACCATCGCCGGCTTCGTGCTCAGCCGCCTGGCGCGCATGCCGGAGGAGGGCGACCAGGTGGTGTGGGGCGGCTGGCGATTCGAGGTGGTCGACATGGACGGCCGGCGCATCGACAAGCTCCTGGTGTCGCGCCAGATGGCCAGCGCTTGA
- a CDS encoding glycosyltransferase family 4 protein: MPDVPATTPPPSSPDEVADRRGAPVSLAGITVLQLIPALETGGAERTTIDIAAALAEAGARALVATQGGRLVGELQARGGLWIPFPAATKNPLRMWSNAARLVELAREENVDIIHARSRAPAWSGLWASRRLRMPFVTTYHGTYSAGNALKRRYNSIMARGDAVIANSAFTGRAIAQTWPEAAPRLHVIPRGTDLAAFTPAVVSLDRVEALRQAWGVAPHQRVVLLPGRLTGWKGQRVLIEAAAILVADGLEDAVFVLAGDHQGRDGYVAELDALVLEKKLVGIVRRVGHCADMPAAYLAAAAAAIPSTSPEAFGRTAVEAQAMGCPVVVADHGATPETVLAPPETPALVRTGWRVPPSDPVALAEALGEALSLGASAREVMALRARAHVEEHFSLEAMCRSTLAVYAELLQAGM, translated from the coding sequence ATGCCGGATGTTCCAGCCACAACCCCGCCGCCATCGAGCCCCGACGAGGTCGCAGACCGGCGCGGCGCGCCCGTTTCGCTTGCCGGCATCACCGTCCTGCAGCTGATTCCGGCGCTGGAGACCGGCGGGGCCGAGCGCACCACCATCGATATCGCCGCCGCCCTGGCCGAGGCCGGCGCCCGCGCCCTGGTGGCCACGCAGGGCGGCCGGCTGGTCGGCGAGCTGCAGGCGCGTGGCGGGCTGTGGATCCCCTTTCCCGCCGCCACCAAGAACCCGCTGCGCATGTGGAGCAACGCGGCACGGCTCGTCGAGCTCGCCCGCGAGGAGAACGTCGACATCATCCATGCCCGCTCGCGTGCCCCGGCCTGGTCCGGGCTTTGGGCGTCGCGGCGGCTGCGGATGCCGTTCGTGACCACCTATCACGGCACCTATTCCGCCGGGAACGCCCTCAAGCGGCGCTACAATTCGATCATGGCCCGCGGCGATGCGGTCATCGCCAATTCCGCCTTCACCGGCCGGGCGATCGCGCAGACCTGGCCCGAGGCGGCGCCGCGCCTGCACGTCATCCCGCGCGGCACCGACCTTGCCGCCTTCACGCCGGCGGTGGTGTCGCTCGACCGGGTGGAGGCGCTGCGCCAGGCCTGGGGCGTGGCGCCGCACCAGCGCGTGGTGCTGTTGCCCGGCCGGCTCACCGGCTGGAAGGGGCAGCGCGTGCTGATCGAGGCGGCGGCCATCCTCGTCGCCGACGGGCTGGAGGACGCGGTGTTCGTGCTGGCCGGCGACCACCAGGGCCGGGACGGCTACGTCGCCGAGCTCGACGCGCTCGTCCTGGAGAAGAAGCTGGTCGGCATCGTGCGCCGCGTCGGCCATTGCGCCGACATGCCGGCGGCCTATCTCGCCGCGGCCGCGGCCGCCATCCCCTCCACCAGCCCGGAGGCTTTCGGGCGCACCGCGGTGGAGGCGCAGGCCATGGGCTGCCCGGTGGTGGTCGCCGACCACGGCGCCACGCCCGAGACGGTGCTGGCGCCGCCCGAGACCCCGGCGCTGGTGCGCACCGGCTGGCGTGTGCCGCCGTCCGACCCGGTTGCGCTCGCCGAGGCCCTCGGCGAGGCGCTGAGCCTCGGGGCCTCGGCGCGCGAGGTCATGGCGCTGCGGGCCCGCGCCCATGTGGAGGAGCACTTCTCGCTGGAGGCGATGTGCCGGTCGACCCTGGCCGTCTATGCCGAGCTGCTCCAGGCCGGCATGTAG
- a CDS encoding alpha/beta hydrolase — translation MPDPLFLDVGEGIERRRIAWRHQAGRPGSTRPGLVWLGGFRSDMLATKASHLAEWGAQAGRAVTRLDYSGHGESGGRFEDGTIGRWLEEALAVIAAATDGPSILVGSSMGGWIALLAARRLAGTPRAPAGLVLIAPAADFTERLMWAGFPEAVKRQIMEQGSWRRPSAYSDEPYPITRGLIEEGRRHLLLDASIAVGCPVHILQGMADPDVPWPHAMALVERLSTDAVTTTLIKDGDHRLSRPQDLAKLVEAIEEIA, via the coding sequence ATGCCGGATCCCCTTTTTCTCGACGTCGGCGAAGGCATCGAGCGGCGGCGAATCGCCTGGCGCCACCAAGCCGGCCGGCCCGGAAGCACCCGCCCCGGCCTGGTCTGGCTGGGCGGCTTCCGCTCCGACATGCTGGCGACCAAGGCCTCGCATCTCGCCGAATGGGGCGCGCAGGCCGGGCGGGCGGTGACGCGCCTGGACTATTCCGGCCATGGCGAATCCGGCGGGCGGTTCGAGGACGGCACGATCGGGCGCTGGCTGGAGGAAGCGCTGGCGGTGATCGCGGCGGCGACGGACGGCCCCTCGATCCTGGTCGGCTCGTCCATGGGCGGCTGGATCGCGCTCCTGGCGGCGCGGCGCCTCGCCGGCACGCCGCGCGCGCCGGCCGGGCTGGTGCTGATCGCGCCGGCGGCTGACTTCACCGAACGGCTGATGTGGGCCGGATTCCCCGAAGCGGTGAAGCGGCAGATCATGGAGCAGGGCTCATGGCGGCGCCCCTCCGCCTATTCCGACGAGCCCTATCCCATCACCCGCGGGCTGATCGAGGAGGGCCGGCGCCACCTCCTGCTCGATGCGAGCATCGCCGTCGGCTGCCCGGTGCACATCCTGCAGGGCATGGCCGACCCGGACGTGCCCTGGCCACACGCCATGGCCCTGGTCGAGCGCCTGTCGACCGACGCGGTGACGACGACGCTGATCAAGGATGGCGACCACCGCCTGTCGCGGCCGCAGGACCTCGCCAAGCTGGTCGAAGCGATCGAGGAGATCGCCTGA
- a CDS encoding 3-hydroxybutyrate dehydrogenase yields MLKDKAAVITGSTSGIGLAIARAFAKEGAHLMINGLGDAAEIEKTRAGIEAEFGVKVLYSGANLMNGPEVTKLIADAAEAFGAVDVLVNNAGIQHVDPIDVFPDDKWEAIIRLNLVASFYAIKAALPGMKHKGWGRIINTASAHAFVASPFKSAYVSAKHGIAGLTKTVALEVAQQNITCNSICPGYVWTPLVEAQIPDTMKARNLTKEQVIHDVLLAAQPTKQFVTVDQVAALAVFLCSDAASQITGANLPMDGGWTAE; encoded by the coding sequence ATGCTGAAAGACAAGGCTGCCGTCATCACCGGCTCGACCTCCGGCATCGGACTCGCCATCGCGCGCGCTTTCGCCAAGGAGGGCGCCCACCTCATGATCAACGGCCTCGGCGACGCCGCCGAGATCGAGAAGACCCGCGCCGGCATCGAGGCCGAGTTCGGGGTCAAGGTGCTCTATTCCGGCGCCAACCTGATGAACGGCCCCGAGGTGACCAAGCTGATCGCCGACGCGGCCGAGGCGTTCGGCGCGGTGGACGTGCTGGTCAACAATGCCGGCATCCAGCATGTCGATCCGATCGACGTCTTTCCCGACGACAAGTGGGAGGCGATCATCCGCCTCAACCTGGTCGCCTCCTTCTACGCCATCAAGGCGGCGCTGCCCGGCATGAAGCACAAGGGCTGGGGCCGCATCATCAACACCGCCTCGGCGCATGCCTTCGTCGCCTCGCCCTTCAAGTCGGCCTATGTCTCGGCCAAGCACGGCATCGCCGGCCTGACCAAGACCGTGGCGCTGGAGGTGGCGCAGCAGAACATCACCTGCAACTCCATCTGCCCCGGCTATGTCTGGACGCCGCTGGTCGAGGCGCAGATCCCCGACACGATGAAGGCGCGCAACCTCACCAAGGAGCAGGTGATCCACGACGTGCTGCTCGCCGCCCAGCCCACCAAGCAGTTCGTCACCGTCGACCAGGTGGCGGCGCTCGCCGTGTTCCTGTGCTCGGACGCCGCCTCGCAGATCACCGGCGCCAACCTGCCGATGGACGGCGGCTGGACCGCCGAATGA